The Leptospira fletcheri genome includes a region encoding these proteins:
- a CDS encoding helix-turn-helix transcriptional regulator, with protein sequence MLRKKRGIKQYDMARALGVSPSYLSKIETGSQAPTEKFRQACAKYLKTTLEKLFNENPVEDVYPEFSQGLTNKLWAKRRELGIKQYDMAKKLKVSTPFLSKVELGLLEPPEEFKNMASKVLKMKKEELFLHKVEF encoded by the coding sequence ATGCTCCGCAAAAAACGGGGTATCAAACAATACGATATGGCAAGGGCTTTGGGAGTTTCCCCTAGCTACCTCTCCAAGATCGAAACGGGAAGCCAGGCACCCACTGAGAAATTCAGACAAGCTTGCGCAAAATATTTGAAAACCACACTTGAGAAATTATTCAACGAGAACCCGGTCGAAGACGTTTATCCCGAATTCAGCCAAGGTCTCACCAACAAACTCTGGGCAAAACGCAGAGAGTTGGGAATCAAACAATACGATATGGCAAAGAAATTAAAGGTTTCGACTCCCTTTCTTTCCAAAGTGGAATTAGGTTTACTAGAGCCTCCAGAGGAATTCAAAAACATGGCCTCTAAGGTCTTAAAAATGAAAAAGGAAGAACTATTTCTGCATAAAGTAGAATTCTGA